A single Desulfovibrio piger DNA region contains:
- a CDS encoding ABC transporter permease subunit yields MQYLTKALLAACWFMLLTFPVMGIKLNSVDQTVEWQFDRVILLGVAIFFLSMLWNWCFSRKARGIPLIRLPEGLGRGLHRLVTLPGRSTATRLTSLGLLLAVMIVMPLVSSFYQTNIMISAMLYVILALGLNIAVGIAGQLVLGYVAFYAVGAYSYALLNQAFGLGFWACLPVGGFMAIVFGLALGFPVLRLRGDYLAIVTLGFGEIVRLVLLNWTSLTGGSGGIKNIPGPSFFGQELEIAANTIFIYYLVLLAVILTIIVISRLKNSRVGLALQALREDEIACEAMGIDLARVKLSAFALSSCWAGFAGVIFAAKTTFINPASFTFMESAMILSMVVLGGMGSIVGVVIAATILILAPEYLRAFSEYRMLLFGAIMVIMMIFRPQGLVTGERRRYRITALQGGSKGERA; encoded by the coding sequence ATGCAATATCTCACAAAAGCCCTTTTGGCCGCCTGCTGGTTCATGCTCCTGACCTTTCCGGTCATGGGCATCAAGCTCAACAGCGTCGACCAGACCGTGGAATGGCAGTTCGACAGGGTCATCCTGCTGGGCGTGGCCATTTTCTTCCTTTCCATGCTCTGGAACTGGTGTTTCAGCCGCAAGGCCCGCGGCATCCCGCTGATCCGCCTGCCTGAGGGCCTGGGCAGGGGCCTGCACAGGCTGGTCACCCTGCCCGGACGCAGCACCGCCACCCGCCTGACCAGCCTCGGCCTGCTGCTGGCCGTCATGATCGTCATGCCTCTGGTGAGCTCCTTCTACCAGACCAACATCATGATCTCGGCCATGCTCTACGTCATCCTGGCCCTGGGCCTGAACATCGCCGTGGGCATCGCCGGCCAGCTGGTGCTGGGCTATGTGGCCTTCTACGCCGTGGGCGCCTATTCCTACGCCCTGCTCAACCAGGCCTTCGGCCTGGGCTTCTGGGCCTGTCTGCCCGTGGGCGGCTTCATGGCCATCGTGTTCGGTCTGGCCCTGGGCTTCCCCGTGCTGCGCCTGCGCGGCGACTATCTGGCCATCGTGACCCTGGGCTTCGGCGAGATCGTGCGCCTGGTGCTGCTCAACTGGACCAGCCTCACCGGCGGCTCCGGCGGCATCAAGAACATCCCCGGCCCCTCCTTCTTCGGCCAGGAGCTGGAGATCGCCGCCAACACCATCTTCATCTACTATCTGGTGCTGCTGGCCGTGATCCTGACCATCATCGTCATCAGCCGCCTCAAGAACTCCCGTGTGGGGCTTGCCCTGCAGGCCCTGCGCGAAGACGAGATCGCCTGTGAGGCCATGGGCATCGACCTGGCCCGCGTCAAGCTCTCGGCCTTTGCCCTGAGCTCCTGCTGGGCCGGTTTCGCCGGTGTCATCTTCGCGGCCAAGACCACCTTCATCAATCCCGCCAGCTTCACCTTCATGGAATCGGCCATGATCCTGTCCATGGTGGTGCTGGGCGGCATGGGCTCCATCGTGGGCGTGGTCATCGCCGCCACCATCCTCATCCTGGCCCCCGAATACCTGCGTGCCTTCTCCGAGTACCGCATGCTGCTCTTCGGCGCCATCATGGTCATCATGATGATCTTCCGGCCCCAGGGGCTCGTCACCGGCGAGCGCCGCCGCTACCGCATCACCGCCCTGCAGGGCGGCAGCAAAGGAGAACGCGCATGA
- a CDS encoding ABC transporter ATP-binding protein, translated as MKPVLEVKGLTRDFGGLRALNELDLTVNEGEIVALIGPNGAGKTTFFNCVTGIYKPTEGTVHLYGANGEKHLLNGRKPHLITALGMARTFQNIRLFSDMTVLENVMIGRHCRTRAGIWGALTRNARARREEQESIDISYSLLEAVHLQDLWNEKACNLAYGAQRRLEIARALATEPRMLLLDEPAAGMNPQETNELKELVLQIRADRDLSILLIEHDMGMVMSLSDRIYVMEYGSRIAAGTPAEVRSNPRVIQAYLGESEDA; from the coding sequence ATGAAACCCGTTCTTGAAGTCAAGGGCCTGACGCGTGACTTCGGCGGTCTGCGCGCCCTCAACGAGCTGGACCTGACCGTCAACGAAGGCGAGATCGTGGCCCTCATCGGCCCCAACGGCGCCGGCAAGACCACCTTTTTCAACTGCGTCACCGGCATCTACAAGCCCACGGAAGGCACCGTGCACCTGTACGGCGCCAACGGCGAGAAGCATCTGCTCAACGGGCGCAAGCCCCACCTCATCACGGCGCTGGGCATGGCCCGCACCTTCCAGAACATCCGCCTGTTCAGCGACATGACCGTGCTGGAGAACGTGATGATCGGCCGTCACTGCCGCACCAGGGCCGGCATCTGGGGCGCGCTGACCCGCAACGCCCGCGCCCGCCGTGAAGAGCAGGAATCCATCGACATCTCCTACAGCCTGCTGGAGGCCGTGCACCTGCAGGACCTGTGGAACGAAAAGGCCTGCAACCTGGCCTACGGCGCCCAGCGCCGCCTGGAGATCGCCCGCGCCCTGGCCACCGAGCCCCGCATGCTGCTGCTGGACGAACCCGCCGCCGGCATGAACCCGCAGGAGACCAACGAGCTCAAGGAGCTGGTGCTCCAGATCCGCGCCGACCGGGACCTTTCCATCCTGCTCATCGAGCACGACATGGGCATGGTCATGTCCCTGTCCGACCGCATCTATGTCATGGAATACGGTTCGCGCATCGCTGCCGGCACCCCCGCGGAAGTGCGCAGCAACCCGCGCGTCATTCAGGCCTATCTGGGAGAGAGCGAAGATGCTTGA
- a CDS encoding ABC transporter ATP-binding protein: MLEVKGIDTYYGNIQALRDVSLRVDDGEIVTLIGANGAGKSTTLMTICGINRPRKGEILWNGEPIHELPPHEIVRLGISQVPEGRLIFPDLSVRENLDLGAFLRKDVQGIKEDMDYVFDLFPILAQRRKQTGGTLSGGEQQMLAISRALMARPRLLLLDEPSLGLAPIIIQQIFQIIQRVNANGTTVFLVEQNANQALRIAHRGYVMENGRIVTSDSAENLLRSEDVRSAYLGM, encoded by the coding sequence ATGCTTGAAGTCAAGGGCATTGATACCTACTACGGCAACATCCAGGCCCTGCGCGACGTTTCCCTGCGCGTGGATGACGGCGAGATCGTGACCCTCATCGGCGCCAACGGCGCCGGCAAATCCACCACGCTCATGACCATCTGCGGCATCAACCGGCCGCGCAAGGGCGAGATACTCTGGAACGGCGAGCCCATCCACGAGCTGCCCCCGCACGAGATCGTCCGCCTGGGCATCTCGCAGGTGCCCGAAGGCCGCCTCATCTTCCCCGACCTGAGCGTGCGCGAGAACCTCGACCTGGGCGCCTTCCTGCGCAAGGACGTGCAGGGCATCAAGGAAGACATGGACTATGTGTTCGATCTCTTCCCTATCCTGGCCCAGCGCCGCAAGCAGACCGGCGGCACCCTGTCCGGCGGCGAACAGCAGATGCTGGCCATCAGCCGCGCCCTCATGGCCCGGCCCAGGCTGCTCCTGCTGGACGAACCCTCGCTGGGCCTCGCGCCCATCATCATCCAGCAGATCTTCCAGATCATCCAGCGCGTCAATGCCAACGGCACCACGGTCTTCCTGGTGGAGCAGAACGCCAACCAGGCCCTGCGCATCGCCCACCGCGGCTATGTGATGGAGAACGGCCGCATCGTCACCAGCGACAGCGCCGAGAACCTGCTCAGGAGCGAGGACGTGCGTTCCGCCTATCTGGGCATGTAA
- the der gene encoding ribosome biogenesis GTPase Der: MSSLPCIVLVGRPNVGKSTLFNRLIRSNRAITHDRPGVTRDRMEGVVRRKGHPDFGIVDTGGITLDAHAMVTEGPEGIRGFESDILRQAEAAMKDACAVAFVVDGRDGLLPLDEYLAAHIRRMGLPTLCVVNKVDGLEKEDELLAEFHSLGFPLLPVSAEHGHNIRALTEELAALLPEDYEAVHEPPALRLAMLGRPNAGKSSLINALAGEERMIVSDVAGTTRDSVDVRFARDGQDYVFVDTAGVRRRTRITDIVEKYSVNAALKSTTKADVTLLTLDATEGVSQQDKRLMDLLDTRKIPFMVLVNKCDLVPAGQLRQLLQNVSEMLAFCRHVPILTVSALKGTGLNRILPLARKIHEECAIRVPTGQLNRAMEEVLTRHQPPVVKRVRAKFFYLTQAESQPPTFVFFVSDADRVPESYARYLERALRRIFGITHAPMRLHLRSSHKKSQ; this comes from the coding sequence ATGTCCTCATTACCCTGCATCGTTCTGGTGGGACGCCCCAACGTGGGCAAGTCCACCCTGTTCAACCGCCTGATCCGCAGCAACCGCGCCATCACCCATGACCGTCCCGGCGTGACCCGCGACCGCATGGAAGGGGTGGTCCGCCGCAAGGGGCACCCTGACTTCGGCATCGTGGACACCGGCGGCATCACCCTGGACGCCCACGCCATGGTCACCGAAGGCCCCGAAGGCATCCGCGGTTTCGAGTCCGACATCCTGCGCCAGGCCGAGGCGGCCATGAAGGACGCCTGTGCCGTGGCCTTCGTGGTGGACGGCCGTGACGGCCTGCTGCCCCTGGACGAATATCTGGCGGCCCACATCCGCCGCATGGGCCTGCCCACCCTCTGCGTGGTCAACAAGGTGGACGGTCTGGAAAAGGAAGACGAGCTGCTGGCCGAGTTCCACAGCCTGGGCTTCCCCCTGCTGCCGGTCTCGGCCGAGCACGGGCACAACATCCGCGCCCTCACCGAAGAACTGGCCGCTCTGCTGCCCGAGGATTACGAGGCCGTGCACGAGCCCCCGGCCCTGCGCCTGGCCATGCTGGGCCGCCCCAACGCGGGCAAGTCCTCCCTGATCAACGCCCTGGCCGGCGAGGAACGCATGATCGTCTCCGATGTGGCCGGCACCACCCGCGACAGCGTGGACGTGCGCTTCGCGCGCGACGGCCAGGATTACGTCTTCGTGGATACCGCCGGGGTGCGCCGCCGTACCAGGATCACGGACATCGTGGAAAAATATTCCGTCAATGCGGCCCTCAAATCCACCACCAAGGCCGACGTGACCCTGCTGACCCTGGACGCCACCGAAGGCGTGAGCCAGCAGGACAAACGCCTCATGGACCTGCTGGATACCCGCAAGATCCCCTTCATGGTGCTGGTCAACAAATGCGACCTGGTGCCCGCCGGCCAGCTCAGGCAGCTGCTGCAGAACGTGAGCGAGATGCTGGCCTTCTGCAGGCATGTGCCCATCCTCACGGTCTCGGCCCTCAAGGGCACGGGCCTGAACAGGATCCTGCCCCTGGCCCGCAAGATCCATGAGGAATGCGCCATCCGCGTGCCCACCGGCCAGCTCAACCGGGCCATGGAAGAAGTGCTGACCCGCCACCAGCCCCCGGTGGTCAAGCGCGTGCGCGCCAAGTTCTTCTATCTGACCCAGGCCGAGTCCCAGCCGCCGACCTTCGTCTTTTTCGTCAGTGACGCCGACCGCGTGCCGGAAAGCTATGCCCGCTATCTGGAACGCGCCCTGCGCCGCATCTTCGGCATCACGCATGCGCCCATGCGCCTGCACCTGCGTTCCAGCCACAAGAAATCACAGTAA
- a CDS encoding glycosyltransferase family protein → MARILYGIHGTGHGHAMRGLTIARRLGAHEFLFVANDDAPKILEPEFRVHRIPNLGTVFRNYQVDVGATVRKAIPLLWHRRRYVDEVLRLIDQFRPDVCMTDLEYFVPRAAEKAGLPCLTLDHQHVITCCRHGWLPPRMWWDHLLQGITPRYLFRPTEQNLLVSFYAPPVQPRYHARVVPPILRESVLRLNPRDDGHVVVYQSNSTHRKLVDFLLQATDRPCYVFGYGRTEGREGNVIFMKKSEEGFLKLLEGCSYVIQGGGHTLMTEALHLGKPILSLPLKAMVEQCFNALYLERLHYGMQADMMTLEPALLRRFEERLPEFRAAIARGHFCGNDLVFGLVDTFIRTGTLPVSGTPKVVE, encoded by the coding sequence ATGGCGCGAATCCTTTACGGCATCCACGGGACAGGGCATGGCCATGCCATGCGCGGGCTGACCATCGCCCGCCGTCTGGGCGCACACGAATTCCTGTTCGTGGCCAATGACGACGCCCCCAAGATACTGGAGCCCGAATTCCGGGTGCACCGCATCCCCAACCTGGGCACGGTGTTCCGCAACTATCAGGTGGATGTGGGGGCCACGGTGCGCAAGGCCATCCCGCTGCTCTGGCACCGCCGGCGCTATGTGGATGAAGTGCTGCGCCTCATCGACCAGTTCAGGCCCGATGTCTGCATGACGGACCTGGAATACTTCGTGCCGCGTGCGGCCGAAAAGGCCGGTCTGCCCTGCCTGACCCTCGACCACCAGCACGTCATCACCTGCTGCCGCCACGGCTGGCTGCCGCCGCGCATGTGGTGGGATCACCTGTTGCAGGGCATCACGCCCCGCTACCTGTTCCGGCCCACGGAGCAGAACCTGCTGGTCTCCTTCTATGCGCCGCCGGTGCAGCCCCGCTACCATGCCCGTGTGGTGCCGCCCATCCTGCGCGAGAGCGTGCTGCGCCTCAACCCCCGTGACGACGGTCATGTGGTGGTCTACCAGAGCAATTCCACGCACCGCAAGCTGGTGGACTTTTTGCTCCAGGCCACGGACAGGCCCTGCTACGTCTTCGGCTATGGCCGGACGGAAGGCCGGGAGGGCAACGTCATCTTCATGAAGAAGAGCGAGGAGGGCTTCCTCAAGCTGCTGGAAGGCTGTTCCTACGTCATCCAGGGCGGCGGCCACACCCTGATGACCGAGGCCCTGCACCTGGGCAAGCCCATCCTGAGCCTGCCGCTCAAGGCCATGGTGGAACAGTGCTTCAACGCCCTGTACCTCGAACGTTTGCACTACGGCATGCAGGCCGACATGATGACCCTGGAGCCCGCCCTGCTGCGCCGCTTTGAGGAACGCCTGCCCGAGTTCCGGGCCGCCATCGCGCGCGGGCATTTTTGCGGCAACGACCTGGTCTTCGGCCTGGTGGACACCTTCATCCGCACCGGCACCCTGCCGGTCTCGGGCACGCCAAAGGTGGTGGAGTAG
- a CDS encoding ABC transporter permease subunit, which produces MDFQYFIELFFGGLTRGSIYALIALGYTLVYGIIELINFAHGEIYMLGAFTALLVAGVLGIVGFPAGGILIVAALAAVVWSAAYGYTLEKVAYKPLRGAPRLSPLISAIGMSIFLQNYVLLAQTSDYVPFPRLLPDMEFLDYLGNIMGPSDFLILVTSTLAMVSLSLFIRYTRMGKAMRATAQNRKMALLLGINADRIISLTFIVGSALAALGGVLIASHMGQVNFGIGFLAGLKAFTAAVLGGIGSIPGAMVGGLVLGIAESMTTGYLSGNYEDALAFALLILILIFRPDGILGKAKVQKV; this is translated from the coding sequence ATGGACTTCCAGTACTTTATCGAACTTTTCTTCGGCGGCCTCACACGCGGCAGCATCTATGCCCTCATCGCCCTGGGCTATACGCTGGTGTACGGCATCATCGAACTGATCAACTTCGCACACGGCGAGATCTACATGCTGGGCGCCTTCACGGCCCTGCTGGTAGCCGGCGTGCTGGGCATCGTCGGTTTCCCCGCCGGAGGCATCCTCATCGTGGCGGCCCTCGCGGCCGTGGTCTGGAGCGCGGCCTACGGCTATACTCTGGAAAAGGTGGCCTACAAACCCCTGCGCGGCGCCCCGCGCCTGTCGCCCCTCATTTCGGCCATCGGCATGTCCATCTTCCTACAGAACTATGTGCTGCTGGCGCAGACCTCCGACTACGTCCCCTTCCCCCGCCTGCTGCCGGATATGGAATTTCTGGATTACCTGGGCAACATCATGGGGCCCAGCGACTTCCTGATCCTCGTCACCAGCACGCTGGCCATGGTCTCCTTAAGCCTCTTCATCCGCTACACCCGCATGGGCAAGGCCATGCGCGCCACCGCGCAGAACCGCAAGATGGCCCTGCTGCTGGGCATCAACGCCGACCGCATCATCTCGCTCACCTTCATCGTCGGCTCGGCCCTGGCGGCCCTGGGCGGCGTGCTCATCGCCTCCCACATGGGGCAGGTCAACTTCGGCATCGGCTTCCTGGCCGGCCTCAAGGCCTTCACGGCCGCGGTGCTCGGCGGCATCGGTTCCATCCCGGGGGCCATGGTGGGCGGTCTCGTGCTGGGCATCGCCGAGAGCATGACCACCGGCTACCTGTCGGGCAACTATGAGGATGCCCTGGCCTTCGCCCTGCTCATCCTCATCCTCATCTTCCGCCCCGACGGCATCCTCGGCAAAGCGAAAGTGCAGAAGGTGTAG
- a CDS encoding metallophosphoesterase family protein: MNSLRYIHAADLHLDTPFLGLTRSDAGEALQAQLRDATFTALQRLFDLCEQLRPDFLVLAGDIYNQEEHSVKAQLALRDGCLRLQACGIPVFWAHGNHDPLDSRLKTVDWPGNVTIFGPEPGQHVLYRDGAPVAVIHGISHARIREARNLALLFHRQPDMACFQLGVLHCSVEGSPAQDRYAPCALADLRAARLDAWALGHVHERRVLSRRPFIAYPGNTQGRHIHEDGPRGCLLVTAEACDGGFACRETFLPLGPVQWRRLVIALEAVDRLDAVEDRLLEALGTATEAADASCTLLVVRLCLRGRTPLDSLLRRPETCRDLRERLHQAPLPLPVHIKDLCVETAPAVDMAACLQRQDLLGEALRLAEGLERQPEALAAFAEEELAPLFRHCPAGMLTMPEGEELERLLDEARYLCLDMLEGK; the protein is encoded by the coding sequence ATGAACAGCCTCCGATACATCCACGCCGCCGACCTGCATCTGGACACCCCCTTCCTGGGCCTGACCCGCAGCGATGCCGGAGAGGCCCTGCAAGCGCAGCTGCGCGACGCCACCTTCACGGCCCTGCAACGCCTGTTCGACCTGTGCGAACAGCTGCGGCCGGACTTCCTCGTCCTGGCCGGGGACATCTACAATCAGGAAGAACACAGCGTCAAAGCCCAGCTGGCCCTGCGCGACGGCTGTTTGCGCCTGCAGGCCTGCGGCATCCCCGTCTTCTGGGCCCACGGCAACCATGATCCGCTGGATTCGCGTCTGAAGACCGTGGACTGGCCCGGCAACGTGACCATCTTCGGCCCGGAGCCCGGGCAGCATGTGCTGTACCGGGACGGGGCCCCCGTGGCCGTGATCCACGGCATCAGCCATGCCCGCATCAGGGAGGCCCGCAACCTGGCGCTCCTCTTCCACCGTCAGCCGGATATGGCGTGCTTCCAGCTGGGCGTGCTGCATTGCAGCGTGGAAGGCAGCCCCGCGCAGGACAGGTACGCCCCCTGCGCGCTGGCCGACCTGCGCGCCGCCCGTCTGGATGCCTGGGCCCTGGGCCATGTGCACGAACGCCGCGTCCTGTCCCGCCGCCCCTTCATCGCCTATCCCGGCAACACCCAGGGGCGGCACATCCATGAGGACGGCCCGCGCGGCTGCCTGCTGGTCACTGCCGAGGCCTGCGACGGCGGCTTCGCCTGCCGGGAAACATTCCTGCCGCTGGGGCCGGTGCAGTGGCGGCGTCTGGTCATCGCTCTGGAGGCCGTGGACCGGCTCGATGCCGTGGAAGACAGGCTGCTGGAGGCCCTGGGCACGGCCACGGAAGCCGCTGACGCTTCCTGCACGCTCCTGGTCGTGCGCCTCTGCCTGCGGGGCCGCACGCCCCTGGACAGCCTGCTGCGCCGCCCGGAGACCTGCCGCGACCTGCGGGAGCGCCTGCATCAGGCTCCGCTGCCCCTGCCCGTCCATATCAAGGATCTGTGCGTGGAGACGGCCCCCGCTGTGGACATGGCCGCCTGCCTGCAACGCCAGGATCTGCTGGGCGAGGCCCTGCGCCTGGCGGAAGGACTTGAACGGCAGCCCGAAGCGCTGGCCGCCTTTGCCGAGGAGGAGCTGGCCCCCCTGTTCCGGCACTGCCCCGCCGGGATGCTCACCATGCCGGAAGGGGAGGAACTTGAGCGCCTGCTGGATGAGGCCCGCTATCTCTGCCTGGACATGCTGGAGGGGAAGTGA
- a CDS encoding branched-chain amino acid ABC transporter substrate-binding protein, which translates to MKKCMTWLMAALCSVAVAAPAVAADTIKIGVQGAHSGDLASYGVPSLNAAKIVIEEANAKGGVLGKKIELVSQDDQCKPELATNAATKLISDKVVAIMGPICSGATNASLPMFESANIISISPTATTPALTLEGKHPLFLRTVANDNAQAQLTSSYITDVLKAKKVAYLHDNGEYGKGFAQQNRTILEKAGVETVLFEAVTPDAVDFSAVVRKLRRAKADVLVFGGYQNTASKLVQQMRRDRVKTPLIGPDGVKDETFLKMTGKDSEGVMASYPKDTSTLPMYKQARDAHVKQFGSEPGFGYYNAYAAIQALLKAIEVAGSTDTDKIMAALKSTEVDTPLGKMSFNKAGDATGLGLSVYVVKDGKFVESDHSITLH; encoded by the coding sequence ATGAAAAAGTGCATGACCTGGCTCATGGCCGCGCTGTGCAGCGTTGCCGTCGCGGCTCCCGCCGTGGCCGCCGACACCATCAAGATCGGCGTGCAGGGCGCCCATTCCGGCGACCTGGCCTCGTACGGCGTCCCCAGCCTCAATGCCGCCAAGATCGTCATTGAAGAAGCCAACGCCAAGGGCGGCGTGCTGGGCAAGAAGATCGAACTGGTGTCCCAGGACGACCAGTGCAAGCCCGAACTGGCCACCAACGCCGCGACCAAGCTGATCTCCGACAAGGTCGTGGCCATCATGGGCCCCATCTGCTCCGGCGCCACCAACGCCTCCCTGCCCATGTTCGAAAGCGCCAACATCATCAGCATCTCTCCCACGGCCACCACGCCTGCCCTGACCCTGGAAGGCAAGCACCCCCTGTTCCTGCGCACCGTGGCCAACGACAATGCCCAGGCCCAGCTGACCAGCAGCTACATCACCGATGTGCTGAAGGCCAAGAAGGTCGCCTACCTGCATGACAACGGCGAATACGGCAAGGGCTTTGCCCAGCAGAACCGCACCATCCTCGAAAAGGCCGGCGTCGAGACCGTCCTGTTCGAAGCCGTGACCCCCGACGCCGTGGACTTCTCCGCTGTGGTGCGCAAGCTGCGTCGCGCCAAGGCCGACGTGCTGGTCTTCGGCGGCTACCAGAACACCGCCTCCAAGCTGGTGCAGCAGATGCGCCGCGACCGCGTCAAGACCCCCCTCATCGGCCCTGACGGCGTGAAGGACGAGACCTTCCTCAAGATGACCGGCAAGGACAGCGAAGGCGTCATGGCCTCCTATCCCAAGGATACCAGCACCCTGCCCATGTACAAGCAGGCCCGCGACGCCCACGTCAAGCAGTTCGGCAGCGAGCCCGGCTTCGGCTACTACAACGCCTATGCCGCCATCCAGGCCCTCCTCAAGGCCATCGAAGTGGCCGGCAGCACCGACACCGACAAGATCATGGCCGCTCTGAAGAGCACCGAAGTGGACACCCCCCTGGGCAAGATGTCCTTCAACAAGGCCGGTGACGCCACCGGTCTGGGCCTGTCCGTCTATGTGGTGAAGGACGGCAAGTTCGTCGAAAGCGACCACAGCATCACCCTGCATTAA